A single region of the Lycium barbarum isolate Lr01 chromosome 2, ASM1917538v2, whole genome shotgun sequence genome encodes:
- the LOC132628027 gene encoding 3-ketoacyl-CoA synthase 4 codes for MADNSAADGGAVAGVEIQQSRRLPDFLNSVNLKYVKLGYHYLISNLLALCLVPVMAVILIEASQMNPDDILHLWLHLKYNLVSVIICSAVLVFGSTVYIMTRPRPVYLVDYSCYKPNDELKAPYERFMQHSRLIRDFGESSLEFQRKILERSGLGDETYVPEAMHHVPPQPSMKAARDEAEQVMFGALDKLFANTNVKPKDIGVLVVNCSLFNPTPSLSAMIVNKYKLRGNIRSFNLGGMGCSAGVIAVDLAKDMLQVHRNTYAVVVSTENITQNWYFGNKKSMLIPNCLFRVGGAAVLLSNKSVDRRRAKYKLVHVVRTHRGADDKAFRCVYQEQDDAGKTGVSLSKDLMAIAGGALKTNITTLGPLVLPISEQLLFFATLIIKKIFNKHVKPYIPDFKLAFDHFCIHAGGRAVIDELEKNLQLTQVHVEASRMTLHRFGNTSSSSIWYELAYTEAKGRMRKGNKVWQIAFGSGFKCNSAVWQALRNVKPSPNGPWEDCIHRYPVKVVQ; via the coding sequence ATGGCCGACAACTCCGCCGCAGACGGCGGCGCCGTCGCCGGAGTTGAGATCCAACAGAGCCGTAGGTTGCCTGATTTCCTTAACAGTGTAAACTTAAAGTACGTTAAATTAGGTTACCATTACTTGATCTCTAATTTGTTAGCTCTATGTTTGGTTCCAGTAATGGCTGTGATATTAATCGAAGCTTCACAAATGAATCCTGATGATATACTTCATTTATGGTTACATTTGAAGTATAATCTTGTATCAGTTATTATTTGTTCTGCTGTTTTAGTATTCGGATCCACTGTTTACATCATGACCCGACCGCGACCCGTTTATTTAGTTGATTACTCATGTTATAAACCTAATGATGAACTTAAAGCTCCTTATGAAAGGTTTATGCAGCATTCGCGTTTAATTCGCGATTTTGGTGAGTCATCACTTGAGTTTCAGAGGAAGATTCTAGAACGTTCTGGTCTAGGGGATGAGACTTATGTACCTGAGGCTATGCATCATGTACCCCCACAGCCTTCGATGAAGGCTGCGAGGGATGAAGCTGAACAAGTTATGTTTGGTGCTTTGGATAAGTTGTTTGCGAATACGAATGTGAAACCTAAGGATATTGGTGTTCTTGTTGTGAATTGTAGTTTGTTTAATCCGACCCCGTCGTTATCAGCTATGATTGTGAATAAGTATAAGTTGAGAGggaatattaggagttttaattTGGGTGGTATGGGTTGTAGTGCTGGTGTGATAGCGGTTGATCTTGCTAAGGATATGTTGCAAGTGCATAGGAATACGTATGCTGTTGTTGTTAGTACGGAGAATATTACTCAGAATTGGTATTTTGGGAATAAGAAGAGTATGTTGATACCGAATTGTTTGTTTAGAGTTGGGGGTGCTGCTGTTTTGCTGTCTAATAAGTCCGTGGATAGGAGGAGGGCAAAGTATAAGCTTGTTCATGTTGTTAGGACACATCGTGGGGCTGATGACAAGGCGTTTCGTTGTGTTTATCAAGAACAGGATGATGCTGGGAAAACTGGGGTTTCTTTGTCGAAAGATCTCATGGCAATCGCTGGTGGAGCGCTTAAGACGAATATCACTACCTTGGGTCCGCTTGTTCTACCCATCAGCGAGCAGCTTCTGTTCTTTGCTACTCTGATAATTAAGAAAATATTCAATAAGCATGTGAAGCCTTATATTCCGGATTTCAAGTTGGCCTTTGATCATTTCTGCATACATGCTGGCGGAAGGGCTGTTATTGACGAGCTGGAAAAGAACTTGCAGCTGACGCAGGTTCACGTTGAGGCATCTCGAATGACACTGCACCGATTTGGAAATACTTCATCCAGCTCGATCTGGTATGAGCTGGCGTATACAGAGGCCAAAGGAAGAATGAGGAAAGGTAACAAAGTTTGGCAGATTGCATTTGGAAGTGGTTTTAAATGTAATAGTGCTGTTTGGCAGGCACTACGAAATGTAAAGCCTTCTCCCAATGGTCCCTGGGAGGATTGTATCCACAGGTATCCTGTAAAAGTAGTCCAATGA
- the LOC132628028 gene encoding sugar transporter ERD6-like 6 produces the protein MSSREENNEDLRKPFLHTGSWYRMGSRQSSMMGSSQVIRDSSISVLACVLIVALGPIQFGFTCGYSSPTQIAIIKDLKLTVSEFSLFGSLSNVGAMVGAISSGQISEYIGRKGSLMIAAVPNIIGWLAISFAEDPSFLYMGRLLEGFGVGIISYVVPVYIAEIAPQNLRGGLGSVNQLSVTIGIMLSYLLGLFVNWRVLAVLGTLPCLALIPGLFFIPESPRWLAKMGLTEDFETSLQVLRGFDADITNEVNEIKRSVASSTNRRTAMRFADLKHRRYWLPLMVGIVLLILQQLGGINGVIFYSSNIFLSAGISSSNAATFGVGAIQVVATGVATWLVDKTGRRLLLIVSSAGMAVSLLVVAVSFYLKGFVSEDSTLHGVLGILSVVGVVFMIISFSLGMGPIPWLIMSEILPVKIKGLAGSTATLANWLFSWVITVTAPLLMAWSSAGTFTIYMVMCAFTVVFVAIWVPETKGRTLEEIQLSFR, from the exons atgagTTCTAGAGAAGAGAATAATGAAGATCTTAGGAAACCATTTTTGCATACTGGAAGTTGGTATCGTATGGGTTCAAGACAATCTAGTATGATGGGTTCTTCTCAAGTTATTCGTGATAGTTCTATTTCTGTTCTTGCTTGTGTTCTTATTGTTGCTTTGGGCCCTATCCAGTTTGGTTTCACT TGTGGCTACTCTTCGCCTACGCAAATTGCAATCATCAAAGATCTGAAGCTCACTGTCTCTGAG TTCTCTTTGTTTGGTTCTTTATCAAACGTGGGTGCTATGGTCGGTGCAATATCTAGTGGTCAAATTTCCGAGTACATAGGGCGAAAAGGG TCTTTAATGATAGCTGCTGTACCTAATATCATTGGTTGGCTCGCCATCTCATTTGCCGAA GATCCTTCCTTTCTGTACATGGGAAGATTGTTGGAAGGCTTTGGTGTGGGAATAATCTCTTATGTG GTTCCTGTATATATTGCCGAGATAGCACCTCAAAATTTGAGAGGGGGTTTGGGATCTGTTAACCAG CTCTCTGTTACAATCGGGATCATGTTGTCCTATTTACTGGGACTTTTTGTTAATTGGAGGGTGCTTGCTGTTCTTG GAACATTGCCTTGCCTAGCACTGATACCTGGACTATTTTTCATCCCCGAATCTCCTCGGTGGTTG GCCAAAATGGGCTTAACAGAAGATTTTGAAACTTCATTGCAAGTTCTTCGAGGGTTTGATGCTGACATTACCAATGAAGTAAATGAAATTAAG AGGTCTGTAGCATCATCAACAAACAGAAGAACAGCAATGCGCTTCGCGGATCTCAAACATAGAAGATATTGGTTACCTCTCATG GTAGGAATTGTGCTACTTATACTGCAACAGTTAGGAGGAATCAACGGTGTGATATTCTATTCCAGCAACATTTTTCTATCTGCTG GAATTTCTTCAAGTAATGCTGCAACTTTTGGTGTTGGTGCTATACAG GTTGTTGCCACTGGAGTTGCTACATGGCTGGTGGATAAAACTGGACGTAGACTTTTATTAATC GTCTCCTCTGCTGGAATGGCTGTTAGTCTCCTAGTTGTTGCCGTTTCCTTCTATCTGAAG GGTTTTGTATCTGAGGACTCTACCCTTCACGGTGTATTGGGAATATTATCAGTAGTCGGTGTGGTG TTCATGATTATTTCGTTCTCACTTGGTATGGGCCCGATTCCATGGCTTATAATGTCTGAG ATTCTTCCGGTCAAGATCAAAGGCCTAGCTGGAAGTACAGCAACATTAGCCAACTGGTTATTCTCGTGGGTAATAACAGTGACTGCACCACTGCTTATGGCTTGGAGCAGTGCAG GAACCTTCACTATTTACATGGTTATGTGTGCTTTCACCGTGGTGTTCGTGGCAATTTGGGTACCGGAGACGAAAGGGAGAACTCTAGAGGAAATTCAGCTTTCCTTCAGATGA